In Arthrobacter sp. QXT-31, one genomic interval encodes:
- a CDS encoding bifunctional 3'-5' exonuclease/DNA polymerase translates to MYLLLAAHPDGAAIQEVTAAGLPSPANPKPRIVSLPRAGAEAAPGSGTGLAAVVRELEKRRPRWIWHRTQDWYPSLLAAGVDVERCYDLSLCGAILAHSEFTAHTPYAKNAEKLTQDDELQPPRLLQPPPPPADQGALFEDPGTAAEPRQTLAGLRAEYAAQQEALAAAGGTTTGATGTATGAADGHRRQRLQLLLAAESASALVAAEMQHAGVPWREELHEQILAEHLGPRPPLGHRPAKLEALNTELRALLNAPALNPDSPQELMRALHRNGIEVKSTRQWELKGSSHPAIAPLLAYKKLSRLHTANGWVWLDAWVRNGRFRPEYVVGGVVSGRWASRGGGALQIPRQVRGAVHADPGHKLIVADASQLEPRVLAALAQDSSMAEAARDQDLYAGIAARGFGGDRSKAKMALLGAMYGATSGEAGRLMPQLARIYPRAVGFVERAAREGEAGGTVTSRLGRSSPPPSERWFRSQRSTSAEEQRRADAIARSRGRFTRNFVVQGSAADWAACWLAELRRRLRTMRANGSAAGELVFFLHDEVMVHAPDSAVDACIRAIEEAANAAKELLFGPIPVEFPVGVAVVDSYDNAK, encoded by the coding sequence ATGTATCTGCTGCTCGCCGCCCACCCTGACGGCGCAGCCATACAGGAAGTCACGGCAGCGGGTCTCCCCTCCCCCGCCAATCCGAAGCCACGGATCGTCAGCCTGCCCCGCGCCGGAGCGGAAGCCGCACCCGGCAGCGGAACCGGGCTGGCCGCCGTCGTCCGCGAACTCGAAAAGCGGCGCCCGCGCTGGATCTGGCACCGCACCCAGGACTGGTACCCGTCCCTGCTGGCAGCGGGCGTGGACGTGGAGCGCTGCTACGACCTCTCCCTGTGCGGCGCCATCCTGGCGCATTCCGAGTTCACGGCCCACACCCCGTACGCGAAAAACGCCGAGAAGCTCACACAGGACGACGAGCTGCAGCCGCCGCGGCTGCTTCAGCCACCCCCTCCGCCGGCCGACCAGGGCGCGCTCTTCGAGGACCCGGGCACGGCCGCCGAACCGCGGCAGACCCTGGCCGGGCTGCGCGCCGAATATGCCGCCCAGCAGGAGGCCCTGGCCGCCGCCGGCGGAACAACAACCGGAGCCACCGGAACAGCAACCGGAGCAGCTGACGGCCACCGCAGGCAGCGGCTCCAGCTCCTCCTCGCCGCCGAATCCGCCAGCGCCCTGGTGGCGGCCGAGATGCAGCACGCCGGGGTGCCTTGGCGCGAGGAGCTGCACGAGCAAATCCTCGCCGAGCACCTGGGGCCGCGGCCGCCGCTCGGCCACCGGCCCGCCAAACTTGAGGCCCTGAACACCGAGCTCAGGGCCCTGCTGAACGCGCCCGCGCTGAACCCCGACTCCCCGCAGGAGCTGATGCGCGCCCTGCACCGCAATGGCATCGAGGTGAAGTCGACGCGGCAATGGGAGCTGAAGGGGTCCAGCCATCCGGCCATCGCGCCCCTGCTGGCGTACAAGAAACTGTCGCGGCTGCACACTGCCAACGGCTGGGTATGGCTGGATGCGTGGGTGCGGAACGGGCGGTTCCGGCCCGAATACGTGGTGGGCGGAGTGGTGTCGGGCCGCTGGGCATCACGCGGCGGCGGGGCGTTGCAGATCCCCCGCCAGGTCCGCGGCGCGGTGCACGCAGACCCCGGACACAAGCTCATCGTGGCGGACGCGTCGCAACTGGAACCCCGGGTTCTCGCTGCCCTCGCGCAGGACTCCAGCATGGCAGAGGCCGCCCGGGACCAGGATCTCTATGCCGGGATCGCCGCCAGGGGATTCGGCGGTGACCGGAGCAAGGCAAAAATGGCCCTGCTCGGAGCCATGTACGGCGCCACCTCCGGCGAGGCAGGCCGCCTGATGCCGCAGCTCGCCCGGATCTACCCGCGGGCGGTGGGCTTCGTCGAGCGCGCAGCCCGCGAGGGCGAAGCCGGCGGCACGGTCACCTCCCGTCTGGGGCGCAGCAGTCCGCCGCCGTCGGAACGGTGGTTCCGCAGCCAGCGGTCCACGTCGGCGGAGGAGCAGCGCCGGGCGGATGCCATCGCCCGTTCCCGCGGACGTTTCACCCGCAACTTCGTGGTCCAGGGCTCAGCGGCAGACTGGGCCGCCTGCTGGCTCGCTGAACTGCGACGGCGGCTGCGCACCATGCGTGCCAATGGTTCGGCGGCCGGGGAACTCGTGTTTTTCCTGCACGACGAGGTAATGGTCCACGCCCCGGATTCCGCCGTGGACGCCTGCATCCGCGCCATCGAGGAGGCCGCCAATGCTGCCAAGGAGCTGCTCTTCGGGCCCATTCCGGTCGAGTTCCCGGTGGGCGTCGCCGTCGTCGACTCCTACGACAACGCAAAATAG
- a CDS encoding YegP family protein, with the protein MVAGQWQRVGPAHATKHQQGVSTPMAGKFEVHQDSDQSYKFRLMDGAGNIVAESPRFKSVSGVVAGINALRENAATGLVVDLRKSQH; encoded by the coding sequence ATGGTGGCCGGGCAGTGGCAACGAGTTGGCCCGGCACATGCGACGAAGCATCAGCAGGGGGTTTCCACGCCAATGGCGGGCAAATTTGAAGTTCACCAGGACAGCGATCAGTCTTACAAATTCCGGCTCATGGATGGGGCCGGGAACATCGTGGCAGAGTCACCGCGGTTCAAGAGCGTTTCGGGAGTAGTGGCGGGCATCAACGCACTGCGCGAAAACGCGGCCACAGGCCTGGTGGTGGATCTGCGGAAATCGCAGCACTGA
- a CDS encoding Rv3654c family TadE-like protein, with product MRRFRKQPLGQHRSPVSDAESERGSGTVLAVGLGMVVVMVMALLLLLAQASAAASKAAAAADLAALAAADALRGVSAGEPCFVAAGVAARHKATLVSCTEGGDQSVEVSTELAAGPLLGVATGRARAGPPP from the coding sequence ATGAGGCGGTTCCGGAAACAGCCCCTCGGCCAGCACAGGAGTCCCGTGTCCGATGCTGAATCCGAACGTGGATCGGGCACTGTGCTGGCTGTCGGCCTGGGCATGGTGGTTGTCATGGTCATGGCCTTGCTTCTCCTGCTGGCGCAGGCGTCGGCAGCGGCGTCCAAGGCCGCCGCTGCGGCCGACCTTGCTGCGTTGGCCGCAGCTGACGCTTTGCGCGGTGTGTCGGCGGGGGAGCCCTGCTTCGTGGCTGCCGGGGTCGCGGCCCGCCACAAAGCGACTCTCGTCAGCTGCACCGAGGGAGGGGACCAGTCCGTCGAGGTCAGCACGGAACTGGCCGCGGGGCCCCTCCTGGGGGTCGCGACAGGCCGGGCACGGGCCGGACCGCCGCCCTAA
- a CDS encoding TadA family conjugal transfer-associated ATPase produces the protein MPGAPASRAALAETAGRRRGARVLDAGLLETVRESVMAEAGPVTPSRVAAAVQATGKLLGTAGSLAAAERISAELNGLGPLQHLVRDPSVTDIFVNAPDSVWLDRGRGIERTSVSFAGETQLRALAARLVASGGRRLDDGSPCVDVRLEGGYRVHAVLPPISAAGTLLSIRIRREQVFTMDELRDGGMFGPLVQCVLERMVEQRLSFLVSGATGSGKTTLLSTLLGLCHPGERLVLIEDASELNPVHPHVVSLESRHGNLEGGGAVDLGELVRQALRMRPDRLIVGECRGSEVRELLTAMNTGHTGGGGTIHANTAGAVPARLTALGALAGLGQDAVRLQVASALDVVVHVARSRQGRYVASIGVLTERSGGLDVALALDMSAGTPVPGPSWELLSRRLALDPGLAVVPDAVPDGGTENLGARRAAA, from the coding sequence ATGCCTGGTGCACCCGCATCCCGCGCGGCGCTCGCAGAGACTGCGGGGCGGCGGCGTGGGGCCAGGGTCCTGGACGCGGGGCTTCTGGAGACTGTCCGGGAGTCGGTCATGGCAGAAGCCGGGCCAGTGACCCCGTCGCGGGTGGCGGCGGCGGTGCAGGCCACCGGAAAGCTGCTGGGCACGGCCGGTTCCCTCGCCGCCGCAGAACGGATCAGCGCTGAGCTCAACGGCCTCGGGCCCCTGCAGCACCTTGTCCGGGATCCATCGGTTACGGACATCTTCGTTAACGCCCCGGACTCCGTCTGGCTGGACAGGGGACGCGGCATCGAAAGGACATCGGTGTCCTTCGCAGGGGAGACCCAGCTCAGGGCCCTTGCCGCCCGGCTGGTGGCATCGGGCGGCAGGCGGCTGGACGACGGATCGCCGTGCGTGGACGTGCGGCTGGAGGGCGGCTACCGGGTCCATGCCGTCCTGCCGCCCATCTCGGCGGCGGGCACGCTCCTCAGCATCAGGATCCGGCGGGAACAGGTCTTCACCATGGACGAGCTCCGGGACGGGGGCATGTTTGGGCCATTGGTTCAATGTGTACTCGAGCGCATGGTCGAGCAGCGGCTGAGTTTCCTGGTCAGCGGAGCCACTGGCTCGGGAAAAACGACCCTCCTGTCCACTCTGCTGGGGCTCTGCCACCCCGGGGAGCGGCTGGTTCTGATCGAGGACGCCTCGGAGCTGAACCCGGTGCACCCGCACGTGGTCTCACTGGAGTCGCGGCACGGCAACCTTGAGGGAGGCGGCGCCGTGGACCTCGGTGAACTCGTTCGCCAGGCCTTGAGGATGCGCCCGGACCGGCTGATTGTGGGGGAGTGCCGGGGATCCGAGGTGCGCGAACTCCTGACAGCCATGAACACCGGCCACACCGGAGGCGGCGGCACCATCCACGCGAACACGGCTGGCGCGGTCCCGGCCCGCCTCACTGCTCTGGGGGCGCTGGCCGGGCTCGGCCAGGATGCGGTCCGCCTGCAGGTGGCCAGCGCCCTTGACGTGGTGGTGCACGTGGCCCGGTCGAGGCAGGGACGCTATGTCGCGAGCATAGGCGTCCTGACCGAGCGGTCCGGTGGCCTCGATGTCGCCCTGGCTTTGGACATGTCAGCGGGGACGCCTGTTCCGGGGCCGTCCTGGGAGCTCCTTTCCCGGCGGCTTGCCCTCGATCCGGGTCTTGCCGTTGTCCCTGACGCTGTGCCCGATGGCGGCACTGAAAACCTCGGGGCCCGCAGGGCAGCGGCATGA
- a CDS encoding GNAT family N-acetyltransferase yields the protein MTPEAMVGDITHLLEVWVAGWAGCRGYETRTEGRFPAALRADTTGDWEYFASDPTDAEFADLAAKTAEAPKRILTILTNDVARYKLLAEQHNLNTTSASQAMMVVDMETQDAEDPWLSDDELSLKTWESDGVHFAEVRSGETLAVSGRVTVINGTAVFDKIVTEPAFQRRGLGSFIMKALAAQAFSHDVEDGLLLASLDGQKLYSHLGWSSVCHVLMLSASDEGADLSVV from the coding sequence ATGACGCCAGAAGCCATGGTTGGAGACATCACTCATCTGCTTGAAGTCTGGGTAGCCGGTTGGGCTGGTTGCCGGGGCTATGAAACGCGAACCGAGGGACGGTTCCCCGCCGCCCTGCGTGCTGACACAACCGGGGACTGGGAATACTTCGCATCCGATCCGACAGATGCCGAGTTCGCGGACCTGGCGGCCAAGACGGCCGAGGCCCCCAAACGGATCCTGACCATCCTGACCAATGACGTGGCCCGGTACAAGCTCTTGGCCGAGCAACACAACCTCAACACCACGTCAGCCTCCCAGGCCATGATGGTCGTGGACATGGAAACCCAGGACGCGGAAGACCCGTGGCTCTCCGACGACGAACTGTCCCTGAAGACGTGGGAGTCCGACGGTGTCCACTTCGCCGAAGTACGCTCGGGCGAGACGCTGGCAGTGAGCGGCCGCGTGACCGTCATTAATGGCACTGCGGTGTTCGACAAGATCGTGACCGAACCCGCCTTCCAGCGCCGGGGCCTGGGGAGCTTCATCATGAAGGCGCTGGCGGCGCAGGCGTTTTCCCACGATGTGGAAGACGGCCTCCTGCTGGCCTCCCTGGACGGACAGAAGCTGTATTCACATCTCGGCTGGTCCTCGGTGTGCCATGTGCTGATGCTCTCCGCCTCCGATGAGGGCGCGGACCTCTCCGTGGTCTGA
- the ssd gene encoding septum site-determining protein Ssd has protein sequence MSRQHARNRRLPSEPDSALVDAAAPDTALTAPPGRVPAYEPGTWLPADGGDILLVTGFEFLRGEVERIVAAAGGRLRVVDDVAEAAPFWDSAADVLVGSDVRELPPRRRAPAVLVGLSGEGDTLWHLGAALGAQRVAVLPDAAAWLAEYLSRSRSPEAGGLVLGVTGGCGGAGATTAAAWLAQAAAELGVRVLLVDADPWGGGLELALAAEESPGLRWPDLADASGSIDPQQLADALPVAGGFSFLSWPGTRERPAPVDPVTVGGVLDAARRGYEVVIVDIGRSAEPLRTFAWDCDRLLVVVPAQLKAAVAAARLLQELPPVESALVIRGKAGVALDAALVAESVGLPLHGVMPEVRGTASATELGRLLDQGKRKTVRRFASSVLGLLAGDPQAGDLR, from the coding sequence ATGAGCAGGCAACACGCCCGGAACCGGCGACTCCCATCAGAACCGGACAGCGCGCTGGTGGATGCTGCCGCGCCTGATACTGCACTGACGGCTCCGCCAGGGCGGGTACCTGCTTATGAGCCCGGAACCTGGCTCCCGGCTGACGGCGGCGACATCCTGCTCGTCACGGGCTTTGAATTCCTGCGCGGCGAAGTGGAACGGATTGTCGCGGCGGCCGGCGGACGCCTCCGGGTGGTGGACGATGTGGCGGAAGCCGCGCCATTCTGGGATTCCGCCGCCGACGTCCTGGTGGGCAGCGATGTCCGTGAACTTCCGCCCCGGCGCCGTGCCCCCGCCGTTCTCGTCGGCCTGAGCGGGGAAGGGGACACACTCTGGCATCTCGGCGCTGCCTTGGGGGCACAACGCGTCGCCGTTCTTCCCGACGCCGCAGCCTGGCTGGCGGAGTACCTCAGCAGGTCCCGTTCGCCGGAGGCCGGAGGACTGGTGCTCGGAGTCACCGGAGGCTGCGGAGGGGCGGGCGCCACCACCGCGGCGGCATGGCTCGCGCAGGCGGCGGCTGAACTGGGTGTCCGCGTTCTGCTGGTGGACGCCGATCCCTGGGGCGGCGGCCTCGAACTGGCCCTGGCGGCGGAGGAATCCCCAGGTCTCCGCTGGCCGGATCTGGCCGATGCCAGCGGCAGCATTGACCCGCAGCAGCTCGCGGACGCCCTTCCCGTCGCCGGCGGGTTTTCGTTCCTTTCCTGGCCCGGAACCCGGGAACGGCCGGCCCCCGTGGACCCGGTCACCGTGGGCGGCGTCCTCGACGCCGCACGGCGGGGCTACGAGGTGGTCATTGTCGACATCGGCCGCAGCGCCGAGCCGCTGCGCACGTTCGCCTGGGACTGCGACCGCCTCCTGGTTGTCGTCCCCGCCCAACTAAAGGCTGCGGTTGCCGCCGCGCGGCTGCTGCAGGAACTTCCTCCGGTCGAATCGGCCCTCGTCATCCGGGGCAAGGCCGGGGTGGCGCTGGACGCCGCGCTGGTCGCCGAATCCGTGGGGCTCCCCCTGCACGGCGTGATGCCCGAGGTGCGGGGCACGGCCTCTGCCACCGAGCTGGGCCGCCTGCTCGATCAGGGCAAGCGGAAGACCGTTCGGCGCTTCGCATCCTCGGTGCTGGGCCTCCTCGCCGGTGACCCACAGGCCGGTGACCTCCGGTGA
- a CDS encoding NUDIX hydrolase, with the protein MTARQDLVDLVESIRAGTGPARNPYWRKLTVDESVARKAAVLILFGALDDVPAASGKPLAAADLDVLLLERAHTLDDHPGQVAFPGGGIDAGETPVEAALREAEEETGLDPAGVEVLGALPELALPRGNFLVTPVLAWWAAPSPVRVVDYGESAQVFRVPVRDLLDPENRTMAAVTRMNQTFQSPAFTVNSLVVWGFTGMILNELFDQLAWAVPWDRTRLHPLDL; encoded by the coding sequence GTGACAGCGCGCCAGGACCTGGTGGACCTGGTCGAGTCCATCCGGGCAGGAACCGGGCCAGCGCGCAACCCGTACTGGCGCAAGCTGACCGTCGACGAGTCCGTTGCCCGAAAGGCCGCGGTCCTGATCCTCTTCGGAGCCCTGGACGATGTGCCTGCGGCCTCCGGCAAACCGCTGGCAGCTGCCGACCTGGACGTCCTGCTCCTGGAACGCGCCCACACCCTCGATGACCATCCCGGCCAGGTGGCCTTTCCCGGCGGCGGCATCGACGCGGGGGAGACCCCCGTGGAGGCCGCGCTGCGGGAAGCGGAGGAGGAGACTGGGCTGGACCCTGCCGGCGTCGAAGTGCTGGGTGCCCTGCCGGAGCTGGCCCTGCCGCGCGGAAACTTCCTGGTGACCCCGGTCCTGGCCTGGTGGGCTGCGCCGTCGCCGGTCCGGGTGGTGGACTACGGCGAGTCGGCCCAGGTTTTCCGGGTACCGGTCCGTGACCTGCTGGACCCCGAGAACCGCACCATGGCGGCCGTGACCCGCATGAACCAGACGTTCCAGAGCCCGGCGTTCACCGTGAACAGCCTGGTGGTCTGGGGCTTTACGGGCATGATCCTGAACGAACTGTTCGACCAGCTGGCCTGGGCCGTGCCATGGGACCGGACCAGGCTCCATCCGCTGGACCTCTAG
- a CDS encoding type II secretion system F family protein, with product MSEPVLAAAFVFLGLAAAACLAFGGTAHGRSRVLRRNGLVTGDGNADGEHGSQSRAEHIPGLRDTAMMLELIAAMLHAGAGIGRALELVAAAASPEYGRALRPVVGAMAIGADWETAWRSSDVRSPEILALRDALGFAALTGAPSSSILYAQAARMRRERFRAAEKRAASLGVKLVVPLGLCSLPAFICLGVVPVLLALVPSGG from the coding sequence ATGAGTGAGCCGGTTCTGGCTGCTGCCTTCGTCTTCCTGGGGCTGGCGGCCGCCGCATGTCTCGCCTTTGGCGGAACTGCTCACGGAAGATCAAGGGTCCTCCGCCGGAACGGCCTCGTTACGGGCGACGGTAATGCCGACGGGGAACACGGCTCGCAGAGCCGGGCGGAACACATACCGGGGTTGCGCGACACCGCAATGATGCTGGAGCTGATTGCCGCCATGCTCCATGCCGGTGCGGGTATCGGTCGTGCTTTGGAACTGGTGGCCGCTGCAGCCTCACCCGAGTACGGCCGTGCCCTGCGTCCTGTCGTGGGAGCCATGGCCATTGGTGCCGACTGGGAGACGGCCTGGCGGAGTTCAGACGTGCGCTCGCCGGAGATACTGGCCCTGCGGGACGCCCTGGGCTTCGCCGCGCTGACGGGTGCGCCATCGTCATCCATCCTTTATGCCCAGGCCGCCAGAATGAGGCGGGAACGCTTCCGGGCCGCGGAGAAGCGTGCGGCTTCCCTCGGGGTCAAGCTGGTTGTTCCGCTGGGACTCTGTTCACTGCCCGCCTTCATCTGCCTGGGAGTCGTTCCGGTGCTGCTTGCACTTGTTCCTTCGGGCGGCTGA
- a CDS encoding TadE family type IV pilus minor pilin, with the protein MKPVPQTLTAAGLKSCRQHRSRSGEDAGSRGQGKARGAEGNHADSRGAVTAEFAVTLPAVLLLLAMLLAGSAAGITQLRLEDAARAGARALARGEDPAAVDGIVRKLAGPSASSAVASGGEWMSVTVSDRVAGPVGRMVPWTLTARAEARSETAASAPSPDAAQPAQAVPAGRGSTDGQFL; encoded by the coding sequence GTGAAACCCGTTCCGCAGACCCTGACGGCGGCCGGGCTTAAGTCCTGCCGGCAGCACAGGAGCCGTTCCGGAGAAGACGCCGGCAGCCGCGGGCAGGGGAAGGCCCGCGGCGCCGAGGGTAACCACGCGGACAGCCGCGGCGCCGTGACCGCGGAATTTGCGGTCACTCTTCCGGCGGTCCTGCTGCTTCTGGCAATGCTGCTGGCGGGGTCTGCGGCGGGAATCACCCAGCTGCGGCTTGAGGACGCGGCCCGGGCCGGCGCCAGGGCACTCGCCAGGGGTGAAGACCCTGCCGCCGTCGACGGGATCGTCCGCAAGCTGGCTGGCCCGTCGGCCTCGTCGGCAGTGGCTTCCGGCGGCGAATGGATGAGCGTCACGGTGTCGGACCGGGTTGCGGGGCCGGTGGGGCGCATGGTGCCGTGGACGCTGACCGCCAGGGCCGAGGCACGCAGCGAAACGGCGGCATCTGCGCCGTCTCCGGACGCGGCGCAACCGGCGCAGGCGGTACCGGCGGGGCGTGGCAGTACTGACGGGCAGTTCTTATGA
- a CDS encoding DEAD/DEAH box helicase: MNPHDSLIPLLGRGPDPEQLRHVRTIPARNAVHEQWPAWAHPDLVAAYGKLGIHQPYRHQIRAADIAHGGGHVVIATGTASGKSLAYQLPALDAIHRSELRVLSEPGKIHDDGAVTLYLSPTKALAADQLSAIRSLNLPTVRAETYDGDTDQASRRWIRDHANFILANPDMLHFGILPNHAWWAGFFRRLRYVIVDEAHSYRGVFGSHVANLMRRLRRICAYYAADGSSAGPVFIAASATASEPEKSFGRLIGAPVRGVSEDSSPHGSTTVAFWEPALTEVRGENGAKERRTAVAETADLLANLVSSRIRTIAFIKSRRGAETISSITKRLLDEVDPSLPQRVAAYRSGYLPEERRALERALRTGELLGISSTSALELGIDVSGLDAVLVAGWPGTRASLFQQIGRAGRAGQDAIAAFVASDDPLDTYLVNHPEAIFDVSVEATVFDPSNPYVLGPHLCAAAAELPLGVAELPLFGTTAEKLLGQLVAQGYLRRRPAGWFWTHPQSAAAMVNLRADGGGPVSIVDADTGSLLGTMDSPQTHYQAHTGAVYVHQGDSYVVEDLNEDDHCVVVRRANPDYYTTARDITQIEVLETQRTAQWGDVAVHFGDVKVTTQVISFQRKALISNEVLGEEPLDLGARDLFTKAVWFEVENRSLTGAGLIEAQFPGALHAAEHAAIGLLPLVASSDRWDIGGVSTALHADTGVPTIFVYDGHAGGAGFAERGFEKAKAWLTATRDAIEACECESGCPSCVQSPKCGNKNNPLDKDAAVTLIDVLLKDARDSAAPEDSRAGAPARNAV, translated from the coding sequence GTGAACCCCCATGACTCGCTGATTCCGTTGCTGGGCCGTGGCCCGGACCCGGAGCAGCTCCGGCATGTGCGGACCATCCCGGCGCGCAACGCCGTGCACGAACAGTGGCCGGCCTGGGCCCACCCGGACCTGGTCGCCGCCTACGGCAAGCTCGGCATCCACCAGCCCTACCGGCACCAGATCCGGGCAGCTGACATCGCCCACGGCGGCGGGCACGTGGTGATCGCCACCGGCACGGCGTCGGGGAAGTCCCTGGCCTACCAGCTGCCGGCGCTGGATGCGATTCACCGTTCGGAGCTACGCGTCCTGTCCGAGCCCGGAAAAATCCACGACGACGGCGCGGTGACACTGTATCTGTCCCCCACCAAGGCCTTGGCGGCGGACCAGCTCTCGGCGATCCGCTCCCTGAACCTGCCGACCGTCCGCGCGGAAACCTACGACGGCGATACCGACCAGGCGTCCCGCCGCTGGATCCGCGACCACGCAAACTTCATTCTGGCCAACCCTGACATGCTGCACTTCGGCATCCTGCCGAACCATGCCTGGTGGGCCGGGTTCTTCCGGCGCCTGCGCTACGTGATCGTGGACGAGGCGCACAGCTACCGTGGCGTCTTCGGCTCCCATGTGGCCAACCTGATGCGCCGGCTGCGGCGCATCTGTGCCTACTATGCGGCCGATGGCAGCTCCGCCGGGCCAGTATTTATCGCGGCGTCCGCCACTGCTTCCGAGCCCGAGAAGTCCTTTGGCCGGCTGATTGGCGCACCGGTCCGGGGAGTCTCGGAAGATTCCTCCCCGCACGGGTCCACGACGGTGGCGTTCTGGGAACCTGCGCTCACCGAGGTACGCGGCGAAAACGGAGCCAAGGAACGCAGGACCGCGGTGGCCGAGACTGCCGACCTTCTCGCGAACCTTGTCTCCTCACGGATCCGGACCATCGCGTTCATCAAATCCAGGCGCGGCGCAGAAACCATCTCCTCCATCACGAAGCGACTCCTGGACGAAGTCGACCCCAGCCTGCCGCAGCGCGTGGCGGCCTACCGCTCCGGCTACCTCCCGGAGGAACGCCGTGCCCTGGAAAGAGCGCTGCGGACCGGAGAGCTCCTCGGCATTTCCAGTACTTCAGCGCTCGAACTGGGCATCGACGTCTCGGGGCTGGACGCGGTGCTGGTGGCGGGCTGGCCCGGCACCAGGGCGTCCCTCTTCCAGCAGATCGGCCGCGCGGGCCGCGCCGGACAGGATGCCATTGCCGCCTTCGTGGCCAGCGACGATCCCTTGGACACTTACCTGGTCAACCATCCTGAAGCCATCTTCGACGTGTCGGTCGAGGCGACGGTGTTTGACCCGTCGAATCCCTATGTCCTGGGCCCGCACCTCTGTGCCGCGGCCGCTGAACTCCCGCTGGGCGTGGCGGAGCTGCCGCTGTTCGGTACCACTGCGGAGAAACTCCTCGGCCAGCTGGTGGCCCAGGGCTACCTGCGGCGGCGCCCTGCCGGCTGGTTCTGGACCCATCCCCAGAGCGCGGCGGCCATGGTGAATCTCCGCGCCGACGGTGGCGGACCGGTGAGCATCGTGGACGCCGACACCGGTTCCCTGCTGGGGACGATGGATTCGCCGCAGACCCACTACCAGGCCCACACCGGAGCCGTGTACGTCCATCAGGGTGACAGCTACGTGGTGGAGGACCTGAATGAGGATGACCACTGCGTGGTGGTGCGCCGGGCCAACCCCGACTACTACACGACGGCGCGGGATATCACGCAGATCGAGGTCCTCGAGACCCAGCGGACGGCGCAGTGGGGAGACGTTGCCGTGCACTTCGGCGACGTCAAGGTCACAACGCAAGTGATCTCCTTTCAGCGGAAGGCCCTGATTTCCAATGAAGTCCTGGGCGAGGAACCCCTGGACCTCGGAGCCAGGGACCTGTTTACGAAGGCGGTGTGGTTTGAGGTGGAGAACCGGTCGCTCACAGGTGCAGGACTTATCGAAGCGCAGTTCCCCGGCGCCCTCCACGCTGCCGAGCACGCGGCCATCGGCCTGCTCCCGCTCGTGGCCTCAAGCGACCGCTGGGACATCGGCGGGGTTTCGACCGCGCTCCATGCCGATACCGGTGTGCCGACGATTTTCGTGTACGACGGGCACGCCGGCGGTGCCGGATTTGCCGAACGCGGCTTCGAAAAAGCCAAGGCATGGCTCACGGCCACGAGGGACGCGATCGAAGCCTGTGAGTGCGAATCAGGTTGCCCCTCCTGCGTCCAGTCGCCGAAGTGCGGCAACAAGAACAACCCTCTGGACAAGGATGCCGCCGTCACGCTGATCGATGTCCTGCTGAAGGATGCCCGGGACTCGGCCGCGCCGGAGGATTCCAGGGCTGGTGCGCCGGCGCGGAACGCGGTCTAG
- a CDS encoding DUF4244 domain-containing protein, whose translation MSLNHHTPGEAARPLRQDSEEADVLEIYPGASMAPRVKPRPRRRLMGSEAGMATAEYAIATLAAVGFAGLLVFILRSDEVRGFLLTLIRTALALP comes from the coding sequence ATGTCCCTCAACCACCACACCCCGGGTGAAGCCGCCCGGCCCCTTCGTCAGGATTCGGAAGAAGCCGACGTGCTGGAGATCTACCCGGGTGCCAGCATGGCGCCGCGGGTGAAACCACGGCCGCGCAGGCGTCTCATGGGTTCGGAAGCCGGCATGGCGACCGCCGAATATGCCATCGCCACGCTGGCGGCGGTGGGCTTCGCGGGGCTCCTGGTGTTTATCCTGCGAAGCGACGAAGTCCGCGGATTCCTGCTCACCCTGATCCGTACGGCGCTGGCCCTGCCGTGA